The genomic region gaggaagaggaagaagaagatgggggGCGTCGGCGTCTCCCTTGCGCTGCTCGTCGccgtcgtcctctccgccgtcgctgcTGCCCCGCAGGTTCGCTTCTTCTCCCCCGACCGATCCCGTCGCCGCTCGAGTCAACTCTCGAAGATCCGGTTTGGTTCGTTACCTAGCTTGCGGAGATAGGGGAACTTTGAGGATCGCAAGCTTAATGGGCCCCAACCGTCCTCGGGGAAGCAACCTCGCTGGGACCCGCAGCGGAGGGGCCTCCCGCGCCGAAGCGCCGTGCTGGTGGAGCTCGATGGCGAGCCAACCGAGGGCCTTTTCTCTGATATAAGCTGATGCCAAACGCTGAAAGAAAGTCGAATAGCTCTGAAATTCTTCTAAAAAAAGCTCTGAAATGAAAATCTTTTTTTTTAATGTTTTTGTGCTGACCTTCTCAGGAAGGCATGTCAGAACGAATGTTTTTTATGGCATTTTTAGTTGCCGCGACGATAACAAATTCAGCTAGCAAACACGGCAAATCCTGGCAAGAAAAAATGAACTGAACGGATTTGCCACGCCTACCcactaaacttgccatccacggACAACAAAATTTGCCAGACGTTCGCTAGTTATGAGGGTTCTTTTtattttgttctttgtgtgcaaatAAGAACAAAAacccgatcctagcaccgaatagATAGGATCAGCGTGTTACTCGGTTAGCTGAATCACATATATGTTTGCTTAAAATCTCTATGTACATGCAGCTAGCCGGCACAGCCAAGGCAGAGCATTCCCTAGGAATCATCCAGGTGACTTTTAGTCCCACTCAAATTGACACCATCTTCATATCTATTGTTTGTATTACTCTTCATGATATGGTGTTGTATTGTACTGTCGCAGAAGGACATCATTCAGACGGTCAACAAGCATCCCAATGCCGGGTGGACGGCTGGACACAACCCCTACTTTGCAAACTACACTGTAAGCACTAAACAGCAACACCCTCCTGTTGTTCTCATCATCAAGGCAACATTTTTTCCTTCCTTGTATTCTGACCTGAAAATCACCCTCTTCCATGCAGATTGAGCAATTCAAGCATATCCTGGGAGTGAAGCCAACGCCTCCGGGTTTGCTCGCTGGTGTTCCGATCAAAATTCATCCAGAAATGGATCTCCCCAAGGAGTTTGACGCTAGAACTCAATGGTCCAGTTGCAGCACAATTGGGAACATACTTGGTAGGTTCAACAAGATAACTCAATGTTGACCCACTTTCAAGTTTCAGCCAGAAATTGGTTTCCTGCGTCTTTTTGATTACTTTGACTAACTCCATTTCCTCTCTACCTTTCCAATACACTGGAAAACGCGGAATCTCATGAGCAGATCAAGTAAGAATATTCACACTACCTTAAATTGTTAGCTCCATGAATGCTTACTGAATCATGCAAGATGCTCAAGGTATTATGTATGTATTGGTTAACAATGGCAGGGTCACTGTGGTGCCTGTTGGGCCTTTGCTGCCGTGGAAGCTCTCCAGGATCGTTTCTGTATTCATCTCAACATGGTGAGTGCATATGAACGACGTACCTGCTCTCAGACTACTTTCAAACAGG from Triticum aestivum cultivar Chinese Spring chromosome 4A, IWGSC CS RefSeq v2.1, whole genome shotgun sequence harbors:
- the LOC543298 gene encoding cathepsin B-like protease 2 isoform X3 yields the protein MGGVGVSLALLVAVVLSAVAAAPQLAGTAKAEHSLGIIQKDIIQTVNKHPNAGWTAGHNPYFANYTIEQFKHILGVKPTPPGLLAGVPIKIHPEMDLPKEFDARTQWSSCSTIGNILDQGHCGACWAFAAVEALQDRFCIHLNMSVSLSVNDLLACCGFLCGSGCNGGYPISAWRYFRRSGVVTEECDPYFDQTGCQHPGCEPAYPTPKCQRKCKVENQAWKENKHFSVNAYRVHSNPHDIMAEVYKNGPVEVAFTVYEKSWRILGWLQLLK